The Paenibacillus sp. genome has a segment encoding these proteins:
- a CDS encoding glucose-6-phosphate isomerase has translation MSANHQANSTLEALKPFAVYFSLNNGLSNTKPSIKRHLSQMKGMYADDEAYEALIKEGNPLLYEFYDLGVPEAPGNLAFGTSIVYPGKVGNEYYMTKGHYHTILDTAEVYYCIGGQGLMLMETPEGDWDAQEFTPGKAVYVPGRYAHRSINTGTEPLITFYVFRADAGHDYGSIETKGFRNIVVERDGRPEIIANPKWA, from the coding sequence ATGAGCGCAAACCATCAAGCGAATTCGACGCTCGAAGCGTTGAAGCCGTTCGCGGTGTACTTCAGCCTGAATAACGGTCTGTCGAACACGAAGCCTTCGATTAAACGTCACCTTTCCCAGATGAAAGGCATGTACGCCGACGACGAAGCATACGAGGCACTGATCAAGGAAGGCAACCCGCTCTTATATGAATTTTACGACCTCGGCGTGCCGGAGGCGCCCGGCAATTTGGCATTCGGCACGAGCATCGTCTATCCCGGCAAGGTCGGGAACGAGTATTATATGACTAAGGGACATTATCATACGATTTTGGATACGGCCGAAGTGTATTACTGCATCGGCGGCCAAGGCCTCATGCTGATGGAAACCCCCGAAGGCGATTGGGACGCGCAGGAGTTTACGCCGGGCAAAGCGGTGTACGTGCCGGGGCGGTACGCGCACCGCAGCATCAATACCGGAACCGAGCCGCTGATCACCTTCTACGTATTCCGCGCGGACGCGGGCCACGACTACGGATCGATCGAGACGAAAGGGTTCCGCAACATCGTCGTCGAGCGAGACGGTCGCCCCGAGATCATTGCCAACCCGAAATGGGCGTAA
- a CDS encoding phosphoglycerate dehydrogenase, producing the protein MSLSVFVTPRSFGKHSSAPLDLLKERGLDVRTNPYGRILTKEEMIASVGDADAIIVGVDPLDRDVLERAPRLRIIAKYGVGTDNIDLAYAASRGIAVTTTIGANTEAVADYTFALMLAAARKVVPIDRGCRGGDWRKLTTVDVYGRTLGLIGLGNIGKAVVRRAAGFAMNVVAFDAVRDEAYAAANGVTYVDAVDEVLATSDFVSLHVPLTERTRHMIGARELALMKPTAVLVNTARGGLIDEDALYEALRSEAIWGAGVDVFEQEPPENTALFELTNLVIGSHCAASTVQAIDNMGIMAARHVIDHLCGVSKS; encoded by the coding sequence ATGAGCTTGTCGGTATTCGTAACGCCTCGGTCGTTCGGCAAGCATAGTTCCGCCCCTTTGGACCTGTTGAAGGAGCGGGGGCTGGACGTACGGACGAACCCGTACGGCCGCATTCTGACGAAGGAAGAAATGATCGCGTCGGTCGGCGACGCCGACGCGATCATCGTCGGGGTCGATCCGCTCGACCGCGACGTGCTCGAGCGGGCGCCGCGGCTTCGCATCATCGCGAAATACGGCGTCGGCACCGACAACATCGACCTCGCGTATGCGGCGTCGCGAGGCATCGCCGTGACGACGACGATCGGCGCGAATACGGAAGCGGTTGCAGACTATACGTTCGCGCTTATGCTCGCCGCCGCCCGGAAGGTTGTGCCGATCGACCGCGGCTGCCGCGGGGGCGACTGGAGGAAGTTGACGACTGTGGACGTGTACGGTCGGACGCTGGGGCTGATCGGCCTCGGCAACATCGGCAAGGCCGTCGTCCGCCGCGCCGCAGGCTTCGCGATGAACGTCGTCGCGTTCGACGCCGTTCGGGACGAAGCGTATGCGGCGGCGAACGGCGTGACGTACGTCGACGCCGTCGACGAGGTGCTGGCGACATCCGACTTCGTGTCGCTGCACGTGCCGCTCACGGAGCGGACGCGGCACATGATCGGCGCCCGCGAGCTCGCCCTTATGAAGCCGACCGCGGTGCTCGTCAACACGGCGCGCGGCGGGCTGATCGACGAAGACGCGCTGTACGAGGCTTTGCGGAGCGAAGCCATTTGGGGCGCCGGCGTCGACGTGTTCGAGCAGGAGCCGCCGGAAAACACGGCGTTGTTCGAGCTGACGAATCTCGTCATCGGGTCGCACTGCGCCGCTTCCACGGTGCAGGCGATCGACAATATGGGTATCATGGCCGCACGGCATGTGATCGATCATTTATGCGGGGTGAGCAAATCATGA
- a CDS encoding sugar phosphate isomerase/epimerase family protein, producing MKLGIHAYAWCSQWTNETLDLIDRTKSLGLDFIEIPLMALETYDAAAIKRRLEDTGMDAVTSTVLLHGTDITSEDPAVRRNGVEYLKACVRATADIGKTNLSGVLYSQHVKETNKRPAEQEWEWAADALREAAKFAQDYGVALGLEPVNRYESNMVNTCEQARRLKEMVGEPNVKIHLDTYHMNIEEKSFYEATKAAGGDLIHYHLCENDRGIPGTGLVDWDGIFRALGEMNYQGYAALESFVDVTDNMKTWVWRQLAPNGDTLVREGVAFIRSMMKKHGLGDA from the coding sequence ATGAAATTAGGGATTCATGCATACGCTTGGTGTTCGCAGTGGACGAACGAAACGCTGGATTTGATCGACCGGACGAAATCGCTCGGGCTCGATTTCATCGAAATTCCGCTCATGGCGCTTGAAACGTACGACGCGGCCGCCATCAAACGGCGCCTCGAAGACACCGGAATGGACGCCGTCACGTCGACCGTGCTGCTGCACGGCACCGACATTACGAGCGAAGACCCGGCCGTTCGCAGGAACGGCGTCGAATACTTGAAAGCCTGCGTGCGCGCGACCGCCGACATCGGCAAGACGAACCTCTCCGGCGTGCTGTACTCCCAGCATGTGAAGGAGACGAACAAGCGTCCGGCCGAGCAGGAGTGGGAGTGGGCGGCGGACGCGCTGCGGGAGGCGGCGAAGTTCGCGCAGGATTACGGCGTCGCGCTCGGCCTCGAGCCGGTCAACCGATACGAGTCGAACATGGTGAACACGTGCGAACAGGCGCGCCGGCTGAAGGAGATGGTCGGGGAGCCGAACGTGAAAATTCACCTCGACACGTACCACATGAATATCGAAGAGAAGAGCTTTTACGAAGCGACGAAGGCGGCCGGCGGCGATCTGATTCATTACCATTTGTGCGAAAACGACCGCGGCATTCCGGGCACCGGCCTCGTCGACTGGGACGGCATTTTCCGCGCGCTCGGCGAGATGAACTACCAAGGCTACGCCGCGCTCGAGTCGTTCGTCGACGTCACCGATAACATGAAAACGTGGGTGTGGAGACAGCTCGCTCCGAACGGCGATACGCTCGTCCGGGAAGGGGTCGCCTTCATCCGATCCATGATGAAAAAACACGGCTTGGGGGATGCGTAA
- a CDS encoding L-fucose isomerase → MADMAHRYDGGFPKIGIRPIVDRRKLVKAALKDVTMNLALEAARILSETLRYPDGSPVECVVNDVCISGHKEAADCAAKFAKEGVGVIVTVALGWCYPLETMETNPQLPHAIWGFNGTERPGAVYLAALHAAHNQKGVPAFKIYGREVQDLDDNTIPEDVQAKLLQFARAGLAAALLRGKSYLSIGSVSMGIAGCIVDESFYQRYLGMKNAYVDMTEVTRRIDKGIYDHEEFGRALAWVRENCKEGPDPNPTDMVIPDAQKEKNWETVVKMALIVRDLMIGNPKLAEMGFEEEAYGYNAIASGFQGQREWTDHFPSADFLEAILNSSFDWNGAREPYIVATENDNLNAATMLFNHYLTNTAQIFADVRTYWSPEAVERVTGRRLEGLAANGILHLINSGPAALDGTGEQTRDGQPVMKPHWDITPEEIDRCLKATSWRPTYMDQFAGGGHSTDYLTRGGMPVTMSRINLVHGVGPVLQLAEGYTVDLPEDVHKKLDERTTPTWPTTWFAPILIEGDPVFDDVYSVMEHWGSNHCAISYGHIGADLITLASILRIPVNMHNVGAKRVFRPSAWSAFGTKDLEGADYRACAAFGPLYG, encoded by the coding sequence ATGGCGGATATGGCACATCGATACGACGGCGGCTTCCCGAAGATCGGCATTCGGCCGATCGTCGACCGCCGGAAGCTGGTCAAGGCGGCGTTGAAGGACGTCACGATGAATTTGGCGCTGGAAGCCGCCCGGATTTTGTCGGAGACGCTTCGCTACCCGGACGGCAGCCCGGTCGAATGCGTCGTGAACGACGTCTGCATTTCGGGACATAAAGAAGCGGCCGACTGCGCGGCGAAATTCGCGAAGGAAGGGGTCGGGGTGATCGTCACCGTTGCCTTGGGCTGGTGCTACCCGCTCGAGACGATGGAGACGAATCCGCAGCTGCCGCACGCGATTTGGGGCTTTAACGGCACGGAGCGTCCCGGCGCGGTGTATCTCGCGGCGCTGCACGCGGCGCATAACCAAAAGGGCGTCCCGGCGTTCAAAATTTACGGCAGAGAGGTGCAGGACCTCGACGACAACACGATTCCGGAAGACGTGCAGGCAAAGCTGCTCCAGTTCGCCCGGGCGGGTCTCGCGGCGGCGCTGCTGCGCGGCAAGTCGTACTTGTCCATCGGCTCGGTGTCGATGGGCATCGCGGGCTGCATCGTCGACGAATCGTTTTACCAGCGATACCTCGGCATGAAGAACGCCTACGTCGACATGACCGAAGTGACGCGGCGCATCGACAAGGGCATTTACGACCACGAGGAATTCGGCCGCGCGCTCGCTTGGGTGCGGGAGAACTGCAAGGAGGGCCCGGACCCGAATCCGACGGACATGGTCATCCCGGATGCGCAGAAGGAGAAAAACTGGGAGACGGTCGTCAAAATGGCGCTCATCGTCCGCGACCTCATGATCGGTAACCCGAAGCTCGCGGAGATGGGCTTCGAGGAGGAAGCGTACGGCTACAACGCGATCGCGTCCGGCTTCCAAGGTCAGCGCGAGTGGACGGACCACTTCCCGAGCGCCGATTTCCTCGAGGCGATCCTGAACAGCTCGTTCGACTGGAACGGCGCGCGCGAGCCGTACATCGTCGCGACGGAGAACGACAATTTGAACGCGGCGACGATGCTGTTCAATCATTACCTCACGAACACGGCGCAAATTTTCGCCGACGTTCGGACGTACTGGAGCCCGGAGGCGGTCGAACGCGTGACGGGACGCCGGCTTGAGGGGCTCGCTGCGAACGGCATCCTGCATTTGATCAACTCCGGACCGGCGGCGCTCGACGGCACCGGGGAGCAGACGCGGGACGGTCAGCCGGTCATGAAACCGCATTGGGACATTACGCCGGAGGAGATCGACCGCTGCCTTAAAGCGACATCCTGGCGTCCGACCTACATGGACCAGTTCGCGGGCGGCGGCCACTCGACGGACTACCTCACGCGCGGCGGCATGCCGGTGACGATGTCCCGCATCAATTTAGTGCACGGCGTCGGCCCGGTGCTGCAGCTTGCCGAGGGCTACACGGTGGACTTGCCGGAGGACGTGCACAAGAAGCTCGACGAGCGGACGACGCCGACGTGGCCGACGACGTGGTTCGCGCCGATTTTGATCGAAGGCGACCCTGTGTTCGACGACGTGTACAGCGTCATGGAGCATTGGGGGTCGAACCATTGCGCGATCAGCTACGGCCACATCGGCGCCGACCTCATCACGCTCGCCAGCATCCTGCGCATTCCGGTCAACATGCACAACGTCGGGGCGAAGCGCGTGTTCCGCCCGAGCGCATGGAGCGCGTTCGGCACGAAGGATCTCGAGGGCGCCGATTACCGCGCCTGCGCGGCGTTCGGCCCGCTGTACGGGTAA
- a CDS encoding zinc-binding alcohol dehydrogenase — protein MVTRARIVVPRSRYAAFETYESNDEPLGEHDIAGPTVVSLLSAGTEIALYRKERAEPFYPGYCCVFRVERVGSAVTDVAPGDYVYAMAPHQSYQRLPRKEALKVPAGLAPDIAVFARMANMAMTAIATTAARPPQLAFVNGLGLIGQMTAQVCRLTGYEVAAADASEERRAIARSFGAGAVYDRIPVDDPAVAGRVSLFLDCSGKEQDVIDGCRTVHPNGEVVLIGVPWTQRSEHTAHELISLVFHRYVRLRSGWEWEIPLHAEREGQPSVMGSKAAALRWLADGRLRVDDLYETVDPRDAEDVYRRIDRREREKIATVFDWRTFAE, from the coding sequence ATGGTAACGCGCGCCCGCATCGTCGTCCCCCGCTCCCGGTACGCCGCGTTCGAAACGTACGAATCGAACGACGAGCCGCTCGGCGAGCACGACATCGCCGGGCCGACCGTCGTCAGCCTGCTCAGCGCCGGCACGGAAATCGCCCTGTACCGCAAGGAGCGCGCCGAGCCGTTCTATCCGGGCTACTGCTGCGTCTTCCGGGTCGAGCGGGTCGGCTCCGCCGTTACCGACGTCGCGCCGGGCGATTACGTATACGCGATGGCCCCGCACCAATCGTACCAGCGGCTGCCGCGCAAGGAGGCGCTGAAGGTGCCTGCGGGGCTCGCGCCGGACATCGCCGTGTTCGCGCGCATGGCGAACATGGCGATGACCGCGATCGCGACGACCGCCGCCCGGCCGCCGCAGCTCGCCTTCGTCAACGGCCTCGGCCTCATCGGCCAGATGACCGCGCAGGTGTGCCGCTTGACGGGCTACGAGGTCGCGGCCGCCGATGCGTCAGAAGAACGCCGCGCGATTGCGCGGTCGTTCGGCGCAGGCGCCGTGTACGACCGGATTCCGGTCGACGACCCCGCCGTCGCGGGCCGCGTATCGCTGTTCCTTGACTGCAGCGGTAAAGAGCAGGACGTCATCGACGGCTGCCGCACGGTTCACCCGAACGGCGAGGTCGTCTTGATCGGCGTGCCGTGGACGCAGCGGAGCGAGCATACGGCGCATGAACTCATCAGCCTCGTGTTTCACCGGTACGTCCGCCTTCGCAGCGGCTGGGAGTGGGAAATCCCGCTGCATGCCGAGCGAGAAGGGCAGCCGAGCGTCATGGGCAGCAAAGCGGCGGCGCTGCGCTGGCTTGCCGATGGGCGGCTGCGCGTCGACGATTTGTACGAAACCGTCGACCCCCGCGACGCCGAAGACGTGTACCGCCGCATCGACCGGCGCGAACGCGAGAAGATCGCCACGGTATTCGATTGGCGAACTTTCGCGGAATAG
- a CDS encoding VOC family protein yields the protein MAVLSGSASICQLGFIAKDAEATANAYAEFFRLAPPFCIWTDPVEATQMTYLGRLADGRAKLAFLQTASLQLEFMQPDEGESGWKDFLEQSGEGFHHFAVKVTGMREKLAQLEALGIDVLQKGEFAGGRYACLDTAARLGAIVELLEEDAPAPAGNVGNWDSAATDPTEDNALGTKRIVHLGFLVEDAARTAAAYAELFGAPTKSFRTAPYEESRTTYLGKPADGQALIYLVDMGSIQIELIQPDGGTSVWRNDLEANGEGFHHLAFDHVKQVPERLPALEARGIAVTQRGEFAGGAYTYLDAKASLKTNLELLERW from the coding sequence ATGGCGGTATTATCTGGAAGCGCTTCGATTTGCCAGCTTGGCTTCATCGCGAAGGACGCCGAAGCGACCGCGAACGCGTACGCCGAATTTTTCCGGCTCGCGCCTCCGTTCTGCATCTGGACCGACCCGGTCGAGGCGACGCAAATGACGTACCTTGGGCGCCTTGCCGACGGGCGGGCGAAGCTCGCGTTCTTGCAGACGGCATCGCTGCAGCTCGAGTTTATGCAGCCCGACGAAGGGGAAAGCGGTTGGAAAGACTTTCTGGAGCAGTCCGGCGAAGGGTTCCATCATTTCGCCGTGAAGGTGACGGGGATGCGCGAGAAGCTGGCGCAGCTCGAGGCGCTCGGCATCGACGTGCTGCAGAAGGGCGAGTTCGCCGGCGGACGGTACGCTTGCTTGGATACGGCAGCGCGCCTCGGCGCCATCGTGGAGCTGCTGGAGGAAGACGCCCCCGCGCCCGCTGGGAACGTCGGCAATTGGGACAGCGCCGCGACGGACCCGACGGAAGATAACGCGCTGGGCACGAAGCGGATCGTGCACCTCGGCTTCCTCGTCGAGGATGCCGCCCGCACGGCGGCCGCGTACGCGGAGCTGTTCGGAGCGCCGACCAAGTCGTTCCGCACCGCGCCGTACGAAGAGTCGCGCACGACGTACCTCGGGAAGCCGGCCGACGGACAGGCGCTTATCTACCTTGTCGACATGGGCTCGATCCAAATCGAGCTTATTCAACCGGACGGCGGAACGAGCGTATGGCGGAACGATCTGGAAGCGAACGGCGAAGGCTTCCACCATCTGGCGTTCGATCACGTGAAGCAGGTGCCGGAGCGGCTCCCCGCGTTGGAAGCGCGCGGCATCGCGGTGACGCAGCGCGGCGAGTTCGCGGGCGGCGCGTATACGTACCTCGACGCGAAGGCGTCGCTGAAGACGAACTTGGAGCTCCTCGAACGATGGTAA
- a CDS encoding amidase family protein: MGTEAMLFDGLEEATIDDLQRGMDAGVVSSKELVLQYIQRIAALDKNGPRLNAVLEINPDALVIAEAMDRERAVRGPRGPLHGIPVLLKDNIETGDRMHTSAGALALADSYAPRDAFVAGKLRQAGAVLLGKANMSELAKFVSLRMPNGYSSRGGVVRNPYGPGLFDVGGSSSGSAAAVSANLTAVALGTETLGSIINPSVENSIVGLNPTIGLVSRDGLVPLAPTHDTVGPMTRTVADAAALLGAIAGFDERDDATRIGLGRAVADFRPYLREDGLRGARIGIPKNAHYPDLRGEEKRLLERELGVIEKLGAVLVEIEDLSRLERQEWDLTVLIYEFKPAFNHYLSRLGPHVPVHSLKDLIAFNRMHNPGVALYGQHLLIEAERTSGTLTEPEYILTKMRDLENSRRSGIDAFVEKYRLDAILSPGHTGVAAPAKAGYPSITVPAGYRADGKPFGLTFTSRAFSEPTLFRIAYAYEQATMHRKSPVFDDKQQ, translated from the coding sequence ATGGGAACGGAAGCGATGTTGTTCGACGGTTTGGAAGAAGCGACGATCGACGATTTGCAGCGGGGAATGGACGCGGGCGTTGTCTCTTCGAAAGAATTGGTGCTGCAGTATATTCAGAGAATCGCCGCGCTCGATAAAAACGGACCGCGGCTGAACGCCGTGCTCGAAATCAATCCGGACGCGCTCGTCATCGCCGAGGCGATGGATCGCGAGCGAGCGGTTCGCGGTCCGCGCGGTCCGCTGCACGGCATCCCCGTGCTGCTCAAGGACAACATCGAGACCGGGGATCGGATGCATACGAGCGCGGGGGCGCTGGCGTTGGCCGATTCGTATGCGCCCCGCGACGCTTTCGTCGCCGGGAAGCTCCGCCAGGCGGGCGCCGTCCTGCTGGGCAAAGCGAACATGAGCGAGCTGGCGAAATTCGTGTCGCTGCGCATGCCGAACGGGTACAGCTCGCGCGGCGGCGTCGTCCGCAATCCATACGGGCCGGGCCTCTTCGACGTCGGCGGCTCGAGCAGCGGTTCGGCGGCGGCCGTGTCGGCGAATTTGACCGCGGTCGCCCTCGGGACGGAAACGCTCGGTTCCATCATCAACCCGTCGGTCGAAAATTCGATCGTCGGACTCAACCCGACGATCGGGCTCGTCAGTCGAGACGGCCTCGTCCCGCTCGCCCCGACCCACGACACGGTCGGCCCGATGACGCGTACCGTCGCGGACGCGGCGGCGCTGCTCGGCGCGATTGCGGGGTTCGACGAGCGGGATGACGCGACCCGGATCGGCCTCGGCCGCGCCGTCGCAGACTTCAGGCCGTATCTGCGCGAAGACGGTCTGCGGGGCGCCCGCATCGGCATCCCGAAGAACGCGCATTATCCCGACCTGCGCGGCGAGGAGAAGCGGCTGTTGGAACGAGAGCTCGGAGTGATCGAGAAGCTGGGCGCCGTCTTGGTCGAAATCGAAGACCTGAGCCGACTGGAGCGGCAGGAGTGGGATTTGACCGTGCTGATCTACGAATTCAAACCGGCTTTCAACCATTACTTGAGCCGGCTCGGTCCGCACGTGCCCGTCCATTCGTTGAAAGATTTGATCGCCTTCAACCGGATGCACAACCCGGGCGTGGCGCTCTACGGGCAGCACCTGCTCATCGAAGCCGAGCGTACGAGCGGAACGCTGACCGAGCCGGAATACATCCTGACGAAAATGCGCGATCTCGAAAACTCCAGGAGAAGCGGCATCGATGCGTTCGTGGAGAAGTATCGGTTGGACGCGATTCTTTCCCCCGGCCATACCGGAGTCGCGGCTCCGGCGAAAGCCGGCTATCCTTCGATTACGGTTCCTGCCGGATATCGGGCGGACGGCAAGCCGTTCGGTCTGACGTTTACGAGTCGAGCGTTCTCGGAGCCGACGCTGTTCCGGATCGCCTATGCGTACGAGCAAGCTACAATGCACCGAAAGTCGCCAGTGTTCGATGACAAACAACAATAA